The genomic segment tctacatGTGGaaacttatatctatctatctgcatcTGGTATCAAAAGTGGCACCAACAATCCTATCATCTCTTACATTATTATATAGCCATAGGAGTCAGCAATTTCCATCTCCTTTTCCCTTTCaatgaaaaactgtattttccccaaggaggtgtatttggcagcattcTCACGCTCTTGTTGAGCCTGCCTCTTCATAGCTtcccgctctggcctctgctcttctGTGACGGGCTCTGACACTTCTGGCCCAAGGATGTCAGATATCCTCCATGGACGTGGTATGAAGAAGTAGACCTCttggtttatatatgggcttttaggcttgggtggaggcttgttctggggcacagcagtgggaatgGGCTCCTGCTGGAGAGAAGTGCAAGGTAGTGTTCTGTAGGGTACAGGTCTAGAAGCAGCAGACTTGGTGACACTAGGCTGGGTAGACTTGGTCAGGTCTCGTTGGGTTGAGTTGGTCgagactggacccagagatgagcaggcaggatcTGTTAAAGATGCAGGGGCTTGCTGGGATGAATTGACTGCAGTAGACAGAGCTGCATTTGTAGAGCCAGGCTGGGTAGAGGACGCCAAAGCTGGCTGGTCTGAGGCCGGAGACCGTCGCCTACAAGGAACTCGGCAAACTGGAGACCTTTCCTCCGTCAAAAAATACAAAGGCACAAATTTGAGCTTCCCAGGAGGTGGCAGTTCACTCtgagatggagatggacactctttgttgacactgccatctggtttctGGTCTTTGACATGAGTTCTCTGAAGTCTTTTCCCCTCACGTAGAATATTCAGCTGTGGTTTGGTGACCAGAGttggctgggggtctttggggttccttgaatttcccaagtcCTGGGAAGAATAGAATAGAGGTTTCTTATCAATCCTCTTCCCCAGTGCATGAAAAACCTGCACAGACTCCAGCATGTGCATGCCTAGCCTGCTTAGAGGTGTTTCgaagttctcttggctgagctcaggttcaTCTTTCTTCCGCTTCATCCGGGGAATGGTTGGCTCTTTTTGTGCTTTGACTTTGTTTCCAGACTGCTCACCCTCTTCAGCTTTCTTGGAGTTCCTTTTTCTGGTTCTTGTGGTCTTCTGTGCACTGCTCCTAGTTTTTCTGGTCCTCCTTGGTGCAGTGATTGGAGATTTGCATCTAGAACGCTTGGACTTGTTTGCAGGGGCCTCATCACCATCTGCAACATTGCAGATATTCATGTCTCCCTCCGGTGCCTCGGGAGCACCACTGAGAGGCTCAGAGGCTTCATGATTGTTCTTCATTGCTTGACCAGAAGACCTCTTTTTTGCACATGACCTTTTCTGCACCTGGTTTAATTCGGTGGCTCTGGTATCTTGGGTTTTGCTCATCTTGGGACCTTTGGACTGAATAAAGTTTTTCAAGGAACTGAAGAACTGAGGAAGGTGACTGTCTCCTGCCTGGTCAGCAACGTTTGCAAAACTGCTGTTCGATTCGTTCTCTTTTATAAGTGTGCCTTGGTCCTCAAGGCTCAGGCTGTTGTTCCCCAGATCAATGTTTTCAGAACGAGGCTGCTTCTCTAGGTTGAGGGGATCAGTGCAGGCCTGGAGATGGTGAGTATCAGGGATGTGTATAGGCAGTAGTACATCATCTTGGTTTTCTGCTGTGatctgggaggcatccagaggcttCAGAAGCTTGTTTTTACTATCCTCCAAATTGTTATTCTGTGTTTGTTCCTGATTTTTAGCTGGAGGAAGTGTCGAGGGATTACCAGAACCGTGCACTGAAGCTCTCACTGAAATGCCTCCAACCTCAGGTGGTGGGTTATTCTCAAGTGTCTGGCTATGTGGATGTTGTGGCAGACAAAATATCTGGTGAGGCTGCAAACCCCGGGAAGTCTCCATCACTacaaaggaacaaagaagaaGTCAGTCTTTGGTAAGTGAGATGCTTCTAGATGCAACACAGAAACCATGCACTGCTCAACATGGACAAGACTTTTCTACTAGTTCTTAAGAGTCATGGGCAGCACCCTGTGCTAGGAGATAGAGGAGGCAGCTGTTCTAGTTCTTACTGCTGATCATTTGATGTCACTTTGCTTGGTTTCCTTTGTACTTCATAGGACTTTTAGAAGACAAATAAAAggtaaaagtgatttttaaaatatgaaatgttttacAAGGCCAAGCAGTCTTATATGTAGTCTTCAATAATCCTATCTTCTTTCCTGAGAAGTTAAGAAAACCTCACCCATAGACTAAGAGAGAGAATGGAGTTCTTCCTCATGAAATATGTAAGCAATGACAGATTCATATCCTGCTTGTTTTGGACAAGATCCCTGAACAAAAGGTCTTAAATCCTGGTGTCAATTAAGAAAGTGAGGGAAAGTTAAACTGGTACTAGCACAATAAGTGAAATGCCTTCCAAAAATCAGGACTAGATCAGGAAAAGGGAGTTCCTTGCAGTGTGGGAGTGTGCAGGGGGAGTGATGAGCTAGGGCCGTGAAAAGCATGTTATCCCTTGGCATGCTCTCTGTGCTTGTGGCATAGATGACCATCACAGTGTCCTGCCTTCCCACCTCCATTAGGTCTGAAAATGAAGAGCACTGAGAGAGAGTGGTGGTTATTGAAGTCTCAGGACCTGAACTCTACCTATTTGACCTTTCTTTTGAATGCTAACCTTATTCCTCTCCATACGTGCTGTTTGCACTCACCTTGAAAACGTGTTTCTGTGATGGTTTGAGTAGACACGTAGTAGTGGATTCCAGATGTGGAGACTGGTGGTTGGGTACCTGCGGGCTGAATCTCCTGCAGTACCGTCATTTCTGGTCGAGGGGCAGAGGCCCTACTTCCTGTATTTGTCACAGAGCCATAGGATTGCCAGCAGGGGACAAGTTCTCCAGATCGCAGAGTCCCCGTTGTGCCTTGATTGTAATAATATATCTGGCTCCcttgctggtaaggatgtgacaGACTATGTCCCTGATTTAGCATCTGGGTTGGTATTCCCTGAACAAGCCTGCCAGGAAGTGATGGATACACAGGGACCATGTAGTTGGCATACGAAGTCTGAGCATAGTGAGTTGCCATACTCATGGCTCTGTTCTGGTTAGTGACAGTCATAGTGAAGTCTCCGACTGAAGTGGAGATCTGGCGCTGGCTGGTAACTGCAGACAACATAGTTGTGCTGGGATGTTGGTAAAGGTAGGCAGTACCCATGAGTGGCTGGAAAGAGGTGCCAGAGGCTGATGGCGGCAGCCATGTCGAactggcagtgggagcagagACTCTGGAGAAATCGCAGACTCTTCCTGTTAAGGAAGAAGCTGCATGGCTCACCACAGGAGCAGGGAACTGCAGAGAATGTGAAGTTCCAAGTAAAGATggattttggaaattttctgtagggaaaaaaatcagtgaggttGAAAATTCTGTGTCAGAGTAGCAGCATTACCTTAAAGTTGCTGCTATCAGGAAGACTGTAACATCAACTCACTAGAATAGCAAGAATCAGTGCCTTTCTGCTGGTTCTCAGTGCTGGAGCAGTTTGGTATCCTTCAGTACTCACTGCCCATGCTCCCAGCTTGGGAAGATGTGCAGAAGACCCAGGAGAGGGGTTCCTAAAGGTTCTCTAGGCTAGAAGCaaccttctccctgcccttcttcCCTATGAGCCTGCATTAGTATCTTCTCCTGTGCTATTTCCTAGAATTAAAGCATTTTAGAACTGGGAGGTCCCTCAAGAACTTCTAATACTCttgttttacaagtgaggaaactgaggcttagagaggtcagATGGGCTTGTTCGAGTTCTTCCAGTATGTTAGTGTCATTACCAGGTTAAAGGACCCTAAGTATCCTGCCTTCCTTGCCAGGACTCTACTCTGAGCATTACACTGCCCaataccagaagaaataaaacttttcataTGGGCACCCCCCTTTTTTTTGGTCCATTGGAAAATAGCACTTCTGCTCCCATTGTAATCCTCAGTGTCTCAAGAGCAGTTCACATGCTCTTACCCAGAGTTCACATATAGCTTAGTCCAGTTGGTAAATTTAAGCAGTCATTCTTACCCTCTTCAAGCCAGGTTTCTGATCCTCCCTCAAAATGACTAACTGAGAGTGAGTTTCTCAAAaagtgctttttgagagaaaaaagttatttaaactctGTGAGCTTTAGGTTATTCTTCTATAAAGTGgttataatagtaacaataatgacAGTAAAAATTCATACATGGATAAAAGTGATATTACATATGATTTATATAGAGGAAAATATAAGTTCtggaaagataatgagaaaaattatgaaaaacatatcacaaaactaaaaaagaaatatggaGATACTAATGGAAACTGGGGTATGTATGGAGCAAGCATTAAGCATAAGTTTACTATTAAATGGAGTTCTGTATCGTATGTGCAATACTATGAAAGTGAATATTGCCTACTGTATGTTAGTGAGTACTACTGACCAACAAACAGCCCACAGTAGAaggtgattttgaatgaattcctAGACAGTACATTCAGACAGAGAAGATAATATCAGTAAAAAGTTGCATAAACAGCAGCTAAATGCAATAAATGTGTAAGTACAGGTAGCTACaatttttgtagaaaaatatttcagtaaaaactGAGGCAAAGCAGAGAGCAAGATACTAAGTATAAAGGAATTCCATTATTGTGCTCTTTCATAGCTGTCTGAATATTAGCCAGCAAGTAACAGATATCAAGCCTAGTAGAAATCtatatatttcaattaatataatcacataagagaagagaaaagaacacttaacaagtatcatgaaggttttaatatttatcttaaaatctACATCATAGTCTTCAACATCCAGGAAAATGTCCCCAAAGCCCAGAAAAACCATCATGGctagaattaaattaaatttttttaatttaggaaaaCACAAAGGACTGCACAAAATTTTATTAGATAAATGTGGAATTAAAGTTGTGGGGcttgatttttccttcttagaataGCTAATATCTAAAAGCAGATAATGGGTGTTTATTAGTGTGCTCTCTGTATtaggaagaaaataactaaagatagaaagcagTCTTGACTTGGAACTTACTTATCACAAAAGCAGTTAGTCCTGATTCAAGTGAGgagataacattttttaaaaagacttaattttattcttaataggCAGAACATCTACatagtttaaaaatcagaatgacataaaatagtgaaaattCTGTTTCCTTCACTCTCCTAGATAACCATTTTAGTTTCTTGTTTATAGGAAGCATGATTTCTAAAACATACTTCTAAAATGTTTACATTCAAAACTGTAAGGTGTCATCTGTGGTTCACAGAGGCAACAGGAAAAAACGAACAAGCTCCTTGTTTCTGATGTGATACCCTGTCTGGCCTTACTGTCCTTAGTCTACTCATGGAAGCATTTGCTTAAGTCAACTGTGTTCTGCCCTGCTCTGAGCAGATTTCATTCTATGCTTCtgctttaatttaaaatctttgattccttcaacattccactcaaaCTGCTCCTTTTTGATGAGAGCTGCTCCATGCTTGCcttcattcttatattttctctACCCTCTTGGTTCCTGTTGGCCTGTGCTGATGAAAACAATCTTCAACTTCCTTCCTTTTGAATAGCCCAGtactctctatcctctctccttACTTTCTCTTTTCACCTAGTTTAGATAGAACACTCCAAAATGTGTGGATAGTACTTTTTgaacatcattaaattaaaaatagttgaTTTGAAACTttagtggagggaggccactacagATGATACATCTCAACATATACTGCCAGTTTCCTACAtcaccttgttttctctgtttctgttgaAGCACTTTCAAGATacctctgatttcattttctacattgGTGCCCTTTAAaactcaatattggaaaagaaagggtcCAGAGAGAAGTAATCTGCCTTCCTAATGTAACAGATGAGCAAAAaacagattttcttggagagtcaatgacttttccaaagtcacacagctagtaaatgtcaaagtcaaaactGAAATTAGGTCTCCAGATTTCTAGTTTGACACTTTCccccattatttcatgctattttaagtCTGTACTACATTTAGGGgcaaaaaaaatgtaatgaaaatctttaaaaagttccTTTCCTTACcagacatggtcagagaagaagaggaaacaacaACTGTAGATATAAGAGATGAGGATAATATAGTAGATGATATCTCAGTGACTGAAGCCAAAGAGCACGTGTGTCCAGGATGAAGATCACTGGTCACTGGTCACTTGAGATGATCCAGGTTTGTTTATAAGCAGCTCCATGGAAACCCCAAGATTCCAGCAGGTGTGGTAGGTTGGTGGGAGAACGATGTCACAAGCAGGCAGTGTGAGGTAGCCAATATGGAGGTCAGATTCCCAACTAGAAGGCAGGATTTGATGGAGGGAGTAGTAGCAGAGCTGAAACAACATCTAAATGGCTGAATCTGTGAAGGTGAAATCCTAGAAGAAGGTGTGATAGCCTCACTtccccccaggatcttatgttagaGAAATCATGTCATCATGTCAACATTTCTTATACATGTTCATTACTATAAAAAactaattatttataatatattttataacatatatgacacattttaaattatatgtactGTTCATTCATATCCTTAGGAAGGAGCAACATTTAGGTTGAGCAGTTACActtgttctgaaatcatatcagttgatGTGTTTAATGCACTTGCCCTTTTTTCGGAGCACAggaagggattaaggagctctttctgtaacttggttcaagaattGGATGAATTTgttgagtgcaccttgtgaggaaagatgtggtccaAGGATCTTTCCTTTTAGTTTCTTCTCCTTGAATCTGATCTTCCTTGGGCTGCGCTGGGGTaagccaggttgcacttgcacctctattctgctttcctttttttcttcgtTGTAGGCATTGTTTCTGGGACAAGCCTTGATCCGGCAGTCTCACGCTCATGGATGTTACTTTCTGTCAGCTTCCAGCAGCAGGGGTGCTGTTTTTAAGTGCCTGATCCTTCCCAATTTGAGCTCTGCTCATTAGATGCAAACACCAGAGAGCTAGAAGACATCACTGATTGCAAacctttcctcttccagcctttGGTTGCAGTTCTTTTGACCATAATTTGTTATCTCTGGCTTGTTAGGCTGCACAGGTATCCTGCCATCCCACTCTTTTATACACGAGAGACATTGCTGatattttccctttcccttctcaCATAGTAAAACCAGTATTGCATTTAGAGTAGCCTCCTCCCCCCTTGCAAACAGGTAGGGTCTTGGAACCCTAGGATTCTCTGCCTGCCATGCTTGGGCCCAATGCAGGCAAGCTGAGGAGGAGAATAGTTAGAGAAAGAGACCATTCCTGGAGAGCAGGGAACAGGCAAGGTGAacagacacagaaagagagattagTGTGGCTTTTTCAGTTTCTATAAGAATCAAGTTGACACATTTTGAGCCTCATGTTAACAGAACAGACAgttcaaaatatatgtaatatattttaggTAGCTAGATAGTGCAGCAATTGCTATGAATTCTGTACCCTGAAGAGaataatcataaatatattttcccatcttgTTTGATGTCAGAGTACCTCATTTCCTCACTCACTGGTATGTTTGTACACTATAGATGGTTTCTAAAAAGCTCTTGTTTTGTCTACACGGTTTCTCCTTCTCCCATTTTCAAGGAATCCAGCATTGTATGACATATTGCATGTTTTCCTGTTGATGATTGTTTATTTTGAAGCATCATGAGCTAACCTGACTTGATGGATTTAGTGGAGAGATTTAACAAGGAGCCTGTGAAAAGGTAATTTTGGTGAGTCACACTGTGCATGCAAACATAAGGACAGATGCCTGCCCTCAGTGGCTggattgcttctgtttttgctcCCTGTTTAGTGGAACTCACTAAGGGCTCTCTGTAACTGTGATAAAGTGAATTAGGGCTGAGTACCTAGAGATCTATGTGGTGGAAGCTGGTTTGGTGGAGGAAATCTATGCATCTGTTCCTTGGTGGTACGCCTTTAGAGGTGCCTAGATTGATCTGTCTAGGGACTTTCCCAGTGTGATGAGCAGGAGGTATGTGATATGAGATGGCAAAAACCCACATGAAGATACAGCATAGatggttcttctttttcatttataggtCACATATTCATTTTTAGACACATATTTCACTTATTGGCTTACTTTTCCTATTAGGAGATATGAGTCTTTTCAGTGATGGGGAGTGATGCTTATTTGAGAAGAGATTGTGAAGGGTATTGAAGTGTAGAGAGAGAACTTAAGCTTAGAAATTTTTCCCAAGATTTTCTCCCTGAGCTTCATACCTCTGAAGCCTCCTTCCATGATATTAGTATGTAACGTGAGGCTAATGGCATATGGTAAATACCTGCAAGCCACATCagtctcccttttctccacttccatGGGAATCAAGGGCATTGAAAGGTAAGGCAGTTTAGTTAGGTGGTGTAAGATTGGGGTATGTGTGGTAAGACAAATTCTGGTAGCAGTACAATGTTTACGTATTGAAATATTCAGTTCCAACATTCAATTCTATTTAAGCAAATCCTTAATTAGGCCTTTCCTGGTTCTCAGCctttgtaactattttctttctATAGATCCAGCCTTTTGTTGTTAGCTGCAGGCTCAACATGTCTTAAGCTCTATAAGAATCTTAAATGTAGGAGGAAGAACCTATAGAGCTTTGGTCTAACACTCTGGAACTTAGCATTAAGCCCTAACCTGACCTAaagacttatttttatatttaggtattGTCTTGTCCCCAGACCCACCTCCTGTATTTTGTACTCTTCGGGATAACTGGGACTGTCTTGGTTTAACATAACAAGTCCATCCACGCCTGAGGCTCTTCCTTACTGTCTCCATTGCCACTTTTTGATTTGATTTAAGACTGAAATCCCTTAAACCCCCAGGGTTTGGTACCTGGGGGCCCTACCAGATAGCAGTAGATTTTGTTAGTGTCAATTATTTGGTGGTTCAGTGCTCCAGATATCCCTCATTCCTATATTTTCCATTCCACTACATACCTATCAAGGCATTCTTTTACCTCATGTTGAATGCAGTCCCATCCAAAGACCCAATCTTTGTTAGTTCGCATGCTTTCTGGAAACCCTGTTATGCCTCAGTCTGGATTTTCTTGTGTCAGCTATAACTGAGTTTGTTTCCACTTCAAGCTTTATCTTTTAGCAAACTGGAAGTGCAGGGTCAGTACAGgttttctagtttctgatagaTTTATGTTACAGTTTGTATATTGTCATGTCTGTAGATAGTTGTACCATTTTTACTTTTTGGTCTCTACATGCCTATTggtgatttttttcatgaattctaatattttatgattttattctaaaaaggtattttttcatgaattctaaaAGAATATTCAGCACCAAATTTGAATTGCCTAATTGTAACTTTGCAAACTGTGCTGTGCTaataatttatgtcttttctttttccaaatagcAATTTACTAATATTGACCCACTTTtgattattataattaaaattgtaaATGCTTATGTATTTCAACTTGGTCAGAATATGACTGCTCCACCAATGTTAAAGCTAGTGATCTATTtacccactcattcattcagtaaccCTGGCTTTTCTGACACTGTTTTCCGAGCTCTAAATATTTGCAAAGAATACTAACAGTATGTGAAAGGTACTTTCGGGAATTAGTAAAAAAATTCACTATTATAATTTTCTACAGTTTATCTGGGATTTAGTACTCTACTCTGCCTTCAGACGTACTGTAGGACATGCTGCCTTTGCTGTCCCACTGTGgcaaaattcagaatttttctaACAAGTACAAATCCCTATGCCTGATACTGTGTGCAAATTTCAGACTCAAGCTTCATTCTTACCTCTCTGTTATTTCTTGGTGTTTTCTAACATGTAAATACATACTTATCCATGTCTAGCATGATACCTGGCACCTGACCGGAACCCAAAAGAAGGTTCACTAAGAGTGGGAATGTAGGTTGATACAATATTTGTAGAGAGTAGTTAGGCAGTATCTTGCAAAATTTTAAGTTTGCATATCCTTCATTCCAGCaattctactaggaatttacATATAGTTGTATACATGTGTTAGGCAACAGCAAGCAACTAAAACCCCTAACtaggcactcctctctctgaggtcgcctgcactttttctctaagtaactttaaataaaccttttactctgcttcactactgtgtctctgcccttcaattctttgtcgtggcgggacaagaactgaggaaagcaCACAAGGCTCCCCGAACACATATATAAGGATGCTCACATTGCAGCCTATCTTTAAGGGGGACAAAAAGTTGAAAACAACTGAAAGTTACAATATTGGACAGGTTATGTAAATTGTGGTACTTATAATCAGAGGAGTACTTTGCAGCCTttagaaagaatagaaaggaTGTTTGCATAAACTGACCAGGAAAATAAGCATCTAAGATAAATAGAAGAAACTACATAtagtgaaggcaaattctggcgtgCTAAGActcccaccccttaagatccaatcaccaccgaccagaaggtcacccaccccttaagatccaatcaccaacgcaggacacaccctacccctactccttaaaaacgcgcttcctcacccatgagctgccgctccctccctctgggggctgccattttctctttcagacaatAAAGTCTTTTGTGTGGGCCTGTGTCTTCTGAgttgttctggggtaaggagggtcacggtgagataccctttcactaACCTAGATGGCTTTCCTATTGAATtgttcaaatatttaaggaagaaatgataTCAATTAAAACGTACTTTTCCATGGAGTAGAAAAAGCAAAAGGACTCCTCAGTTTATTCTATAAAGCTAAACTTACTATGATACTAAAATCAGACAGACATAATAAGAAACTCAGCCTACAGAGTGAGAACTCTTAAACTtaaatgcaaaagtcctcaactaACATATGAGTGAGTACAAttgcacaataaaaaaagaaaatctaatataTCCCTACAAAGTGAGGCTAGGCCCAGGAACGTAAAGCTgatataacattcaaaaatcaatctaattcaccacatcaacagaccaaaaaaaaaaaaaaaaagggaaaactacACAATTGTctgaatagatgcagaaaaaaaatttcaacaaaattcaacgtctTGTCTTGACAAAAATTCccagtaaactaggaatagaaggataCTTCTTCAACCTGCTAAAGAAGATATGTAAAATGCTTACAGCTGCAACCATACTAAACGCTAAAAGACCAAAAGATTTTACCAgaagaatggaaagagaaattatttcttgtcttaacCTCCTACTCACTCAAAACCTTAATGGAGCTCTTAGCCAGTGtaagaaggcaagaaaaagaaagaaatggatactgATTGTGAGAGAATGAATAAAAGTCCCTCTAGTCATAGAAAAAAtgattgtctacatagaaaatctAAAAGAATCTGCAAAAAAGCTCCTATCAAAATGTGAGCTTAGCTATGTCATGATATGTAAGGTCAACAACCAAAACTCAAGTGTATTTCTCTGTACAAGAAATGATTAATTGgaaattgaaatagaaaaacagaTTTAATAGAATAACATCAATAATGTAAAGTCTATCAAAATATTGACCATGACTGGatgctgaaaattacaaaacactaaTGGAAAATTGAAATAAGAGTTCTAAAAATGGAGAAATTATACTGTGCTCATTAATGGAAGGCAAGGCTATTAATATGTTAATTCTCCCCATATTGATCTATAAGTTCAAAAAAATTCTATCAAATTATCAGCAAGATATTTTGTAGGTAACAACAAGCTGATTATATGAGAAGACCAAAGAActataatagccaaaataatttgGGGCAAAAAGAATAAGAGTTATCTATAGAGCGCCCATATACCTTATCTACAGAGTACCCTCAGCTGGATGCCTCCTGCAAAAAGATTACTTACAGTAAATAACTTG from the Manis pentadactyla isolate mManPen7 chromosome 2, mManPen7.hap1, whole genome shotgun sequence genome contains:
- the LOC130682671 gene encoding uncharacterized protein C2orf78-like, which encodes MEVEKRETDVACRYLPYAISLTLHTNIMEGGFRVTSDLHPGHTCSLASVTEISSTILSSSLISTVVVSSSSLTMSENFQNPSLLGTSHSLQFPAPVVSHAASSLTGRVCDFSRVSAPTASSTWLPPSASGTSFQPLMGTAYLYQHPSTTMLSAVTSQRQISTSVGDFTMTVTNQNRAMSMATHYAQTSYANYMVPVYPSLPGRLVQGIPTQMLNQGHSLSHPYQQGSQIYYYNQGTTGTLRSGELVPCWQSYGSVTNTGSRASAPRPEMTVLQEIQPAGTQPPVSTSGIHYYVSTQTITETRFQVMETSRGLQPHQIFCLPQHPHSQTLENNPPPEVGGISVRASVHGSGNPSTLPPAKNQEQTQNNNLEDSKNKLLKPLDASQITAENQDDVLLPIHIPDTHHLQACTDPLNLEKQPRSENIDLGNNSLSLEDQGTLIKENESNSSFANVADQAGDSHLPQFFSSLKNFIQSKGPKMSKTQDTRATELNQVQKRSCAKKRSSGQAMKNNHEASEPLSGAPEAPEGDMNICNVADGDEAPANKSKRSRCKSPITAPRRTRKTRSSAQKTTRTRKRNSKKAEEGEQSGNKVKAQKEPTIPRMKRKKDEPELSQENFETPLSRLGMHMLESVQVFHALGKRIDKKPLFYSSQDLGNSRNPKDPQPTLVTKPQLNILREGKRLQRTHVKDQKPDGSVNKECPSPSQSELPPPGKLKFVPLYFLTEERSPVCRVPCRRRSPASDQPALASSTQPGSTNAALSTAVNSSQQAPASLTDPACSSLGPVSTNSTQRDLTKSTQPSVTKSAASRPVPYRTLPCTSLQQEPIPTAVPQNKPPPKPKSPYINQEVYFFIPRPWRISDILGPEVSEPVTEEQRPEREAMKRQAQQERENAAKYTSLGKIQFFIEREKEMEIADSYGYIIM